The proteins below come from a single Oscillospiraceae bacterium genomic window:
- a CDS encoding aminotransferase class I/II-fold pyridoxal phosphate-dependent enzyme, translating to MADYFAMNHDELTAEKAALEAQYKKFQDMGLKLNMARGKPGPHQMDLAMDLLKLDDYTAADGTDVRNYGNLEGLEEARELFADVFGIKANEVFVGGNSSLQLMYNLVAIGMMFGFQDSPKPWSQVENRKFLCPVPGYDRHFAITEEMGFELISIPMSPDGPDMDRIEKLVAEDDTIKGIWCVPQYSNPDGYTYSDETIRRFAALKTAAPDFKIFWDEAYIVHHLTEEIIETPVLLNEAKKYGNEDRVFMFTSTSKITFPGAGVSAIACSENSMKYMCKRFSTMIISYDKMNQLRHVRFLKNKEGVLAHMAKHRRRLVPCFDAVKTTFAAELTPCGDIAHWTNPKGGYFISLYVMPGCAKRVAQLCKDCGLTLTGAGSAYPYHKDPDDSHLRIAPTYPSLDEVETASALLCVCVRLAVVEKLLADKQ from the coding sequence ATGGCAGATTATTTTGCAATGAATCATGACGAGCTCACCGCTGAAAAAGCCGCGCTCGAGGCACAGTACAAAAAGTTTCAGGACATGGGCCTGAAGCTGAACATGGCTCGCGGCAAGCCCGGCCCTCACCAGATGGATCTGGCCATGGACCTGCTCAAGCTTGATGATTACACCGCTGCCGACGGCACCGATGTGCGCAACTACGGCAACCTTGAGGGTCTGGAGGAGGCCCGCGAGCTTTTTGCCGATGTGTTCGGCATCAAAGCAAACGAGGTCTTTGTGGGCGGCAACTCCAGCCTGCAGCTGATGTACAATCTGGTCGCGATCGGCATGATGTTCGGCTTTCAGGATTCTCCCAAGCCGTGGAGTCAGGTCGAGAACCGCAAGTTCCTCTGCCCGGTGCCCGGCTATGACCGCCACTTTGCCATCACCGAGGAGATGGGCTTTGAGCTGATCAGCATCCCCATGAGCCCCGACGGTCCCGATATGGACAGGATCGAGAAGCTGGTTGCCGAGGATGACACCATCAAGGGTATCTGGTGCGTGCCGCAGTATTCCAACCCGGACGGCTACACCTACAGCGATGAGACGATCCGCCGCTTTGCTGCCCTCAAGACCGCTGCCCCTGATTTCAAGATTTTCTGGGATGAGGCGTATATCGTCCATCATCTGACCGAGGAGATCATCGAGACCCCGGTCCTGCTGAACGAGGCCAAAAAGTACGGCAATGAGGACCGCGTCTTTATGTTCACCTCCACCAGCAAGATCACCTTCCCGGGTGCCGGTGTGTCTGCCATTGCCTGCAGCGAGAACTCGATGAAGTACATGTGCAAGCGCTTCTCGACGATGATCATCAGCTATGACAAGATGAACCAGCTGCGCCATGTCCGTTTCCTGAAAAATAAGGAAGGCGTGCTGGCACACATGGCCAAGCATCGCCGCCGTCTGGTGCCCTGCTTTGACGCGGTAAAGACCACCTTTGCCGCCGAACTGACCCCCTGCGGTGATATTGCCCATTGGACCAACCCCAAGGGCGGCTACTTCATCAGCCTGTATGTCATGCCCGGCTGTGCCAAGCGTGTGGCCCAACTCTGCAAGGACTGCGGCCTGACCCTGACGGGTGCCGGCTCGGCCTACCCGTACCACAAGGACCCCGATGACTCGCATCTGCGCATTGCGCCGACCTACCCGAGTCTGGACGAGGTCGAAACCGCTTCTGCACTGCTCTGCGTCTGTGTGCGTCTGGCAGTTGTTGAAAAGCTGCTTGCTGACAAGCAGTAA
- the secF gene encoding protein translocase subunit SecF — protein sequence MRLRWRSSPVISPFSPGSTLTLPGIAGIILGIGMGVDANVITAERIKEELSKNKTLDGAVKSGFKMGLTPIIDGNVTIVIVAAILMGAFGPTDGFWAKVFNPIFFWFGPSTAGTIYSFGFTLLTSVLLNFVFGVWATRVMIRGAVNFKPLRKAWLFGGRKDGGADFKTPSINFIGNRKKFYTFSCALLALVLVFCGVFGVKMDVEFKGGSMITLAYEGDADLNDLKSTISTELNKSNLTLQTGSDISGNQTLTVTLPGSDTLTTEELDSLLATLNEQYPDNAFVQNEVSNVDATIGKEFMLKSIVALVAACVLILLYVAYRFRRIGGLKAGSTAIVALLHDMLVVFGVFVILRIPLNGNFIAALLTILGYSINDTVVIYDRIRGEQCPVQQKSS from the coding sequence TTGCGGCTACGCTGGCGGTCGTCTCCGGTTATTTCACCGTTTTCCCCCGGCTCCACGCTGACGCTGCCCGGCATTGCCGGTATCATCCTCGGCATCGGCATGGGCGTTGACGCCAATGTCATCACGGCCGAGCGCATCAAGGAGGAGTTGTCCAAGAACAAGACTCTTGACGGCGCTGTCAAGAGCGGCTTCAAGATGGGCCTGACGCCCATCATTGACGGCAATGTGACCATCGTGATCGTTGCCGCGATCCTGATGGGTGCCTTCGGCCCCACGGACGGCTTCTGGGCCAAGGTGTTCAACCCGATTTTCTTCTGGTTCGGCCCCTCCACTGCCGGTACGATCTACTCCTTTGGCTTCACCCTGTTGACCAGCGTTCTGCTCAACTTCGTGTTTGGCGTCTGGGCGACCCGCGTTATGATCCGCGGTGCTGTCAATTTCAAGCCGCTGCGCAAGGCATGGCTGTTCGGCGGCCGTAAGGACGGCGGTGCCGACTTTAAGACCCCGTCCATCAACTTCATCGGCAACCGCAAGAAGTTCTATACCTTCTCCTGCGCACTGCTCGCCCTTGTGCTGGTTTTCTGCGGTGTGTTCGGCGTCAAGATGGATGTCGAGTTCAAGGGCGGCTCTATGATCACGCTGGCCTATGAGGGCGATGCCGATCTGAACGACCTGAAGTCCACCATCAGCACCGAGCTGAACAAGAGCAACTTGACCCTGCAGACCGGCTCTGATATTTCGGGTAACCAGACCCTGACGGTCACCCTGCCCGGCAGCGATACCCTGACTACCGAGGAGCTGGACAGCCTGCTGGCCACCCTGAACGAGCAGTACCCCGATAACGCCTTCGTTCAGAACGAGGTCAGCAATGTCGATGCCACCATCGGCAAGGAGTTTATGCTCAAGAGCATTGTGGCGCTGGTCGCTGCCTGCGTGCTGATCCTGCTGTATGTAGCCTATCGTTTCCGCAGGATCGGCGGTCTCAAGGCCGGCTCCACCGCCATTGTGGCCCTGCTGCACGACATGCTTGTTGTGTTCGGCGTCTTTGTTATCCTGCGCATTCCTCTGAACGGCAACTTCATCGCCGCTCTGCTGACGATTCTGGGCTACTCCATCAACGATACCGTTGTTATCTATGACCGTATCCGCGGAGAACAGTGCCCTGTACAGCAAAAAAGCAGCTGA